A window of the Brockia lithotrophica genome harbors these coding sequences:
- a CDS encoding putative ABC transporter ATP-binding protein — MSAGEIVALVGPNGAGKTTFLNICAGILPPSHGRLRILDYTWGTDSESRRPASLPPDLWRLRRHLGFVPASHEVPERLTAREFLRFIAALYEVPRPEADAAIERWLAYLDLSGAADRLMGGYSHGMRKKVQLAAALLPRPRVFICDEPTSGLDPAMVVLLRDLFRALAQQGVAVLLATHDLPFAERVAHRFYFIHGSRIVAQGSAEELKARYRASDLAEAFLLAVGGGERRELLHELVAHRPTETP; from the coding sequence GTGTCGGCGGGCGAAATCGTCGCCCTGGTCGGTCCCAACGGGGCTGGCAAAACCACCTTTTTGAACATCTGCGCCGGGATCCTTCCACCCTCTCACGGTCGCCTGCGGATCCTGGACTACACTTGGGGGACCGATTCCGAGTCCCGTCGCCCCGCCTCCCTTCCCCCCGACCTCTGGCGCCTGCGCCGCCACCTGGGTTTCGTTCCGGCTTCCCACGAGGTACCCGAGCGCCTTACCGCTCGGGAATTCCTCCGATTTATCGCCGCCCTCTACGAAGTACCCCGCCCCGAAGCGGACGCCGCCATCGAACGATGGCTGGCCTACCTGGATCTGTCGGGTGCGGCCGACCGCCTCATGGGGGGGTATTCCCACGGCATGCGTAAAAAGGTACAGCTGGCCGCGGCCCTCCTCCCTCGGCCTCGCGTCTTCATCTGCGATGAACCTACCTCGGGGTTGGACCCGGCGATGGTGGTGCTCTTGCGGGACCTCTTTCGTGCCCTGGCGCAGCAAGGAGTAGCTGTGTTGCTGGCGACTCACGACCTGCCCTTTGCCGAAAGGGTAGCTCACCGGTTCTACTTCATCCATGGAAGCCGCATTGTGGCCCAGGGTTCTGCGGAGGAACTGAAGGCCAGATACCGCGCCTCCGACCTGGCGGAAGCTTTTCTCCTCGCGGTGGGCGGCGGGGAGCGGAGGGAGCTTCTCCATGAACTGGTGGCTCATCGGCCGACTGAGACTCCTTGA
- a CDS encoding 2-oxoglutarate oxidoreductase, gamma subunit, with the protein MEGYRGFPPGKVESVAVSALGPGGGGAAPTSPPEEVVVAGFGGQGVLTGGILLAQAGMMQGLHVSWVPAYGAEQRGGTAYSAVVLSRRPVVSPLVFAPTTVLAMNRPSFDRFVPKVREGGIVLYNASIVELSPDLRSKLEAKLGRLLGIPATSLAEEIGDARVAVNVLVGAYAALTGVVDLACLKLALREVLPPHRHRLIPANERALEAGFEAARSAV; encoded by the coding sequence ATGGAAGGGTACAGGGGGTTTCCGCCCGGGAAAGTCGAAAGCGTCGCGGTTTCGGCCCTCGGCCCGGGAGGAGGGGGCGCGGCTCCGACGTCGCCTCCCGAGGAAGTGGTCGTCGCCGGCTTCGGCGGCCAAGGCGTCCTCACGGGGGGGATTCTCCTCGCCCAGGCGGGGATGATGCAGGGCCTACACGTGAGCTGGGTTCCCGCGTACGGCGCCGAACAACGAGGGGGGACGGCCTACAGCGCCGTCGTCCTCTCGCGTCGTCCCGTCGTCTCGCCGCTCGTCTTTGCCCCTACCACCGTTCTTGCCATGAACCGCCCTTCCTTCGACCGCTTTGTACCGAAGGTGCGGGAAGGAGGCATCGTACTCTACAACGCTTCGATCGTCGAACTTTCCCCTGACCTTCGGTCTAAGCTCGAGGCGAAGCTCGGTCGCCTGCTCGGGATTCCCGCCACCTCCCTTGCGGAAGAGATCGGCGACGCACGCGTCGCCGTGAACGTGCTCGTGGGTGCGTACGCCGCCTTGACGGGAGTCGTCGATCTCGCCTGCCTCAAACTCGCCTTGCGCGAGGTCTTGCCGCCGCATCGCCATCGCCTCATTCCGGCCAACGAACGCGCCTTGGAGGCGGGATTTGAGGCGGCACGCTCGGCGGTCTAA